CTTACCTGGAGAGCAGTATCAAGAAATTACTTTCCCCATTTTATCTCCAGATCCCAATTCCAATCGCGATCTTCACTTTGGGAAATATCCCGTTTATTTAGGGGCTAACCGCGGACGAGGTCAAGTTTATCCTGCTGGTAATAAAAGTAATAATACCGTCTATAATGCTAGTAAAGCTGGAACCATTGCCTCCATTGTCGATAATGGCTTTGGTTATGATGTCACAATTGAAACCAGTGAGGGAGACAATGTTGTTGAAAGTATTCCTCCCGGTCCAGAGTTAATTATTTCCGAAGGGGATGAAGTTGGAAAAGGTGATCCCTTAACTAATGACCCCAATGTTGGTGGCTTTGGACAAGAAGATAGTGAAATTGTTTTACAAAGCCCCGCTCGGATCAAAGGGTTAATTGCCTTTATGGGAGTCATTATGCTCGCGCAAGTGCTTCTGGTTCTGAAGAAGAAACAGGTAGAAAGAGTCCAAGCTGTAGAAATGAATTTCTAGGTTTTGTCTCAGAATTGATTATTTATTCTTTTAGCCCCCTTTCGGGGGTTTTTTTTGCTCTTATACTGCCACGGCTTTGAACAAAACGGAAAAGTAGTTGCTACAAATAAGTTTTACGGCTAGGGCCAGTAGCTCAAAACCTCGCAGGGGCAAGAATGGCAAGCCACTATATTGTTCCCGCCTTAACCAAAAATAGTTTAGTGGCATATTTCCATTAGGATTACCAATCACTACACCCAAAAATTTTTATGCACTTTTTCAAGACATATTGGGGACAATCCTCGTTAGTATCAAGATAAAGACTTTAAGATTAGGTGATTACTCCAACAATTAAAAATGACAGATACCAATACCATTTTAGAAGCACTGCGTCCTGTACAAGACCCAGAATTACAAAAGAGTCTGGTAGATTTAAACATGATCCGAGATGTGAACTTAGATCAGGGGGCGTTAAGTTTTAAATTAGTGTTGACCACCCCTGCTTGTCCGCTAAAAGAGATGATTGTGGATGATTGTAAAAAGGCGGTACAAGATTTACCTGGAGTGGAAACCGTGGATGTAGAAGTGACCTCGGAAACTCCACAACAGAAATCAATTCCCGATCGCGAGTCAGTGCCTGGAGTTAAAAATATTGTTGCCGTTTCTAGTGGTAAAGGCGGTGTCGGTAAAAGCTCAGTTGCAGTGAATTTAGCCGTATCCCTTGCTCAAAGTGGGGCCAAGGTGGGATTACTTGATGCTGATATTTATGGCCCCAATGCCCCCAGTATGCTGGGTTTAGCTGATGCAAAAGTGCGAGTGCAAGAGTCAGAAAAAGGGGAAGTCTTAGAACCAGCGTTTAATCATGGTGTAAAATTAGTCTCGATGGGCTTTTTAATTGATCCTGATCAGCCTGTGGTTTGGCGTGGACCAATGTTAAATGGGGTTATTCGTCAGTTTCTTTACCAAGTAAATTGGGGAGAATTAGATTATATGGTAGTGGATTTACCCCCAGGAACAGGAGATGCTCAGTTAACCCTAGCGCAAGCTGTTCCCATGTCAGGGGCAGTAATTGTCACCACACCCCAAGATGTTTCCCTAATGGATGCTCGTCGTGGCTTAAAAATGTTTGAGCAGTTAGGGGTGAATGTTTTGGGAATGATAGAAAATATGAGTTATTTTATTCCCCCTGATTTACCCGATCGCCGCTATGATTTATTTGGTTCTGGCGGTGGTGAGAAGGCAGCCAAAGAATTGAATGTTCCCTTATTAGGCTGTATTCCCCTAGAAATTTCCTTACGGGAAGGGGGAGATAGTGGTATTCCGATTGTGATATCTCATCCTAACTCAGCTTCAGCAGAAGCCCTTCGCGCGATCGCGCAACAAGTAGCTGCTAAAATCTCAGTAGTTGCTTTAACTTAGACTCAGATGGCGAATGTTCCTTGGAAAAAATGGAGTTGGCGCAATTTAGTGAATCCTTGGCTAGGAGTAGATTGGTTTTTATTCCTCCTAGTCATTGCCGTCACGGTTTGGGGAGGAATCACCATTCACAGCGTCCAACTTCATGATGAAAACTTAAACAATTGGATACAACATAGCATTTTAGGTGGAATTGGGGCATTTATTGCCCTATTATTGGCTCGCTGGCGATATGAGGAATTATTAAATTGGCATTGGATCGTTTATGTTGGCACTAATCTTTTGCTGGTTTCTGTCATCTTTGTGGGAGTCACGGCCCAGGGGGCGCAACGATGGATTACCATTGCTGGTTTTAATATACAACCTTCGGAGTTTGCGAAGTTGGGGGTAATTATCACCTTAGCTGCGATCTTAAATAATCGCGGTGCCGAGCGCTTATCATCAGTATTTCAAGCACTAGGAGTGATTGCCCTCCCTTGGGGGTTAGTGTTTTTACAGCCAGACTTAGGAACATCTTTAGTATTTGGCGCGATCGCGATCGGAATGCTTTATTGGGCAAATGCTAATTCAGGCTGGTTAATCCTTTTAATTTCTCCTGTAGTGGCGGCGATTTTATTCCATGTTTATCTCCCTGCTTGGTTAAGTTGGGCGGGATTAATGTTTGTCATTGGTTGGCGAACCTTACCGGGGAGTTGGGTATCAGGATGTGGCGCGATCGCGCTAAACTTAATTTCAGGAGGTTTAGGAAACCTTGTTTGGGACTTACTGCAAGACTACCAGAAAAACCGTCTAATTTTGTTTCTTGATCCTGATCTTGATCCCCTTGGCGGTGGTTATCACCTGATTCAGTCTCGAATTGCAATTGGTGCTGGTGAAATGTGGGGACGAGGCTTAAATCAAGGAACCCAAACCCAGCTTAATTTTATCCCCGAACAGCATAATGACTTTATCTTTAGTGCTGTGGGAGAAGAACTGGGATTTGTTGGCAGCTTTGGCTTATTGTTTCTGTTTTGGCTAATTTGCATCCGTTTACTGATGATCGCATTAGGGGCAAAAGATAATTTTGGCTCACTTCTCGCGATCGGGGTATTCTGTATGATTTTCTTTCAGGTGACTGTTAATGTCGGGATGACCATTGGCTTAGGGCCAGTGACAGGGCTTCCCCTTCCTTGGATGAGTTATGGGCGTTCGGCATTGCTGATGAACTTTATGGCAATTGGGCTAGTAGAATCAGTGAATAAGTATCGGCAACGAACTAACTTTTTCAGCTAACATGGCTTTAAATAGTGATTTTTGATTTTGAGATGCCAAAATAGAAAAGGTAACCCAACTGTTTTGAAACATGGCAGCCACCAATTCTTCTACCGCCATCTCTAAACAATTTGCCCACAGCTACTATGACATTTTAGGAGTGCATCCTTCTGCTTCTCCTTTAGAAATTCGACGAGCTTATCGTGAGTTAAGTAAGCAATATCATCCTGATACTACCCAATTGCCTCAAGATTTAGCAAAAAAGAAGTTTCAAAACCTCAATGAAGCTTATGCTACTTTGAGTAATCCTCAACGACGAGTTTTATATGATCATCAAATTGGCTATTCCTCTCTACATGTAATCCAACCCTCTCTCCACTTTCAAACCCAAGAAAAACGGGCAAACAAAGTTGCCAATCGTACTGCGTCTTATGTTGATCGCAGCGATCGTCCCCTTTCTTCAGGAGAAATTTTTGTCTTGTTACTTTTAGGGGCGACATTTTTGGTTTGTATTGGGTTAGTCATTATTATTGGTTTAACTCGTGGTGAGGGAGCCTTTCGAGTTCCGGAAATCACTAAAACTTCATCAACTGTCATCAAATCCTATCTAGATTTATTTAAGATCCTATGAGTTTGCCTGAAGCTGATACCCCCCTCTATAATCATCCTTTACCAAGCATTGAAGAATGGCTGCAAAATCTAGGTTGCAAACAGAATTCTGAGCAGCTCCATTGTTGGTTTATTGAAACTGCAAATTGGAAAGCAGAAATTACACTAGAAGTAGAAGAATTAACCGTTTCTTATCTTAATGCTGGCGAGGGAAATAGTAATCTCAGTCGCTCTTTTCCCTATTCTCTCAGCCGTGGAGATATAGAAGCAGCAGTTTTTTCGGGACCTTAAGTCAATCAAATATTACGCTCACTACTGAGGAGGATAAAGGAAAAAGGAAATGGCTCGTCATAATTATAAAAATAAGGGAGTAGCTGAAGAATTCAAAGATCAAATGCTCATTTTATTGGGGCTGACAGCAGTTCTATGGTTAATAGAAATTATTGATTATTTTATCCTTCAAAACTATAGCCTAAACCGTTATGGAATTGTACCTCGCGACTTAATTGGATTACGAGGAATTTTATTTGCCCCTTTTCTACACGGTAATTTCCCTCATTTAATTGCCAACACGATTCCGTTTGTCTCTTTAGGTTGGCTTGTAATGTTACAACGGACTAGTGACTTTTGGCGAGTTACAGCCCTTACTATGTTAGTGGGAGGCTTTGGAGTTTGGACACTTGGTCGCCCTGATTCAGTTCATATTGGGGCAAGTATTTTAATTTTTGGCTATTTAGGGTTCTTGTTATTCCGAGGTTATTTTCAACGAAATGCTCCTTCAATTGCTCTTTCTATTATTGTGGGAATCTTCTATGGCAGTTTAATTTTTGGGGTGTTACCACTGCGAAGCGGCGTTTCTTGGGAAGGACATTTATTTGGCTTTATTGGTGGAATTATTGCTGCCTATCAGGTTGCTAAATCAGCACGTTAGTTAGGGAGGCAAAAATCCCCTTATTTCTATTACCTTCCTTCGGTTAGAGGAGCTATGCTTCTCTTTTGCGTCTTATGAAAGATGTAAACTGATGTAATTACCGCTAAATTAAGTTATACGCTGGCGCAGTCAGCACTCATACAGAAAGAAAATATTGCAAAAAATGAAAGACAATCAACCTCAGTCCTTAAACCAAGAATCAACTAATGCCATCGCGTCAAAAAATAAACCTTTCCTAGAAAAAGTAAAAGTTAAGGCAGGA
This window of the Euhalothece natronophila Z-M001 genome carries:
- the petA gene encoding cytochrome f produces the protein MNNSFWQAFTQTTKRIVTQLLCITIATLTVFFASDALVPQSAAAYPFWAQETAPENPREATGRIVCANCHLAEKEAEIELPLSVAPDSVFEAVVHIPYDTDVQQVLGDGSKGDLNVGAVLMLPEGFKIAPPERMTEEMQEKVGDVFFQPYREGLENVVLVGPLPGEQYQEITFPILSPDPNSNRDLHFGKYPVYLGANRGRGQVYPAGNKSNNTVYNASKAGTIASIVDNGFGYDVTIETSEGDNVVESIPPGPELIISEGDEVGKGDPLTNDPNVGGFGQEDSEIVLQSPARIKGLIAFMGVIMLAQVLLVLKKKQVERVQAVEMNF
- a CDS encoding Mrp/NBP35 family ATP-binding protein yields the protein MTDTNTILEALRPVQDPELQKSLVDLNMIRDVNLDQGALSFKLVLTTPACPLKEMIVDDCKKAVQDLPGVETVDVEVTSETPQQKSIPDRESVPGVKNIVAVSSGKGGVGKSSVAVNLAVSLAQSGAKVGLLDADIYGPNAPSMLGLADAKVRVQESEKGEVLEPAFNHGVKLVSMGFLIDPDQPVVWRGPMLNGVIRQFLYQVNWGELDYMVVDLPPGTGDAQLTLAQAVPMSGAVIVTTPQDVSLMDARRGLKMFEQLGVNVLGMIENMSYFIPPDLPDRRYDLFGSGGGEKAAKELNVPLLGCIPLEISLREGGDSGIPIVISHPNSASAEALRAIAQQVAAKISVVALT
- the rodA gene encoding rod shape-determining protein RodA; this encodes MANVPWKKWSWRNLVNPWLGVDWFLFLLVIAVTVWGGITIHSVQLHDENLNNWIQHSILGGIGAFIALLLARWRYEELLNWHWIVYVGTNLLLVSVIFVGVTAQGAQRWITIAGFNIQPSEFAKLGVIITLAAILNNRGAERLSSVFQALGVIALPWGLVFLQPDLGTSLVFGAIAIGMLYWANANSGWLILLISPVVAAILFHVYLPAWLSWAGLMFVIGWRTLPGSWVSGCGAIALNLISGGLGNLVWDLLQDYQKNRLILFLDPDLDPLGGGYHLIQSRIAIGAGEMWGRGLNQGTQTQLNFIPEQHNDFIFSAVGEELGFVGSFGLLFLFWLICIRLLMIALGAKDNFGSLLAIGVFCMIFFQVTVNVGMTIGLGPVTGLPLPWMSYGRSALLMNFMAIGLVESVNKYRQRTNFFS
- a CDS encoding J domain-containing protein, producing MAATNSSTAISKQFAHSYYDILGVHPSASPLEIRRAYRELSKQYHPDTTQLPQDLAKKKFQNLNEAYATLSNPQRRVLYDHQIGYSSLHVIQPSLHFQTQEKRANKVANRTASYVDRSDRPLSSGEIFVLLLLGATFLVCIGLVIIIGLTRGEGAFRVPEITKTSSTVIKSYLDLFKIL
- a CDS encoding DUF3143 domain-containing protein; amino-acid sequence: MSLPEADTPLYNHPLPSIEEWLQNLGCKQNSEQLHCWFIETANWKAEITLEVEELTVSYLNAGEGNSNLSRSFPYSLSRGDIEAAVFSGP
- a CDS encoding rhomboid family intramembrane serine protease, with the translated sequence MARHNYKNKGVAEEFKDQMLILLGLTAVLWLIEIIDYFILQNYSLNRYGIVPRDLIGLRGILFAPFLHGNFPHLIANTIPFVSLGWLVMLQRTSDFWRVTALTMLVGGFGVWTLGRPDSVHIGASILIFGYLGFLLFRGYFQRNAPSIALSIIVGIFYGSLIFGVLPLRSGVSWEGHLFGFIGGIIAAYQVAKSAR